Within the Medicago truncatula cultivar Jemalong A17 chromosome 4, MtrunA17r5.0-ANR, whole genome shotgun sequence genome, the region GCAGTTATATCGGAGGATATGGTCAAAGATGGTTATGAGGAAATCGTGAATATTGATATTTCATCAGTTGCCATTGACATGATGAGAAAAAAACATGAGCGCCTCCCTCAGCTAAAATGTACTTACCAATAACATTATTTTACTTGTTTTCTGTACAATCTTTTTTACTGAAAAAAAAACGATTAACGACATATCTTAAATTATTTCATGAATCTCAATAGACTTGCAGATGGATGTTAGGGATATGAGCTTCTTTCCAGATGAATCTTTTGATGGTGTAATTGATAAAGGTAGTGGTTAATCATCTAATTCCGTACCTTTCCGAAGTTAATCAAATCTATAATTATATACATGACAATTCAATACACTGATGCTACTTTGTTTTTGCTATTGCATTTACACTTGTGTTATCTCGATGCATCTAGGAACTCTTGATTCATTAATGGTATGGTTTTCCACTGATTGTTCTCATCGTTTATCTAGTTTGTAGATTCACGCTCTAAtcctcaaattttattttcttttttgtattttagtgTGGTACTGATGCTCCAATTAGTGCTTCTCAGATGCTTGCAGAAGTGTGTAGGTTGTATAATTTTTAACGAgcatatatttcttaaaaagtGTTCACAGAATATTCATTCTTCATTTCTAAATTGTCACcgattatacttttttttttgttcattgcAGACTTCTAAAACCTGGAGGGACTTATATGTTGGTAATATCATTTAATGGATTTGAAATTCTATTTATCATCTTGCTATTATCTATCATggaaatttaaaaaacataattattgaCTGAATCGCCTCTTGCAGATTACATACGGTGATCCAACAGTACGGATGCCTCACCTAAGCAAACCTGTATACAATTGGAAAATTACATTGTATAATATCCGTAAGATTTCACCCTTCTGCCTTTTCCTGAACAGGATATTTCCTTGTGCttagtattattttaattttgttacaaGTGCTGTTATTTCTGTGCTtggtattatttttattaatattattactaCCATTTTTGTGTTCATCGCTTGAGAGTTAATCAAGATGATGGGCTCAAGTATTTAATGAGCTTCAGTCATGGACGAATTGTTTGGGACAACCCTAGTTCGAATCTTGGTTCAACAATCCTTAGTTAGGCTTTATTTACCTCCGGGACAAACTTTGAATTGCCAAAACCCATTTTCCATGGATTACCATATCTTCATAAAATCCAACTAAGTTTTTGCATACTCTTTGCAAGTCAGGTTTTATATTTACGGTTATAATCAATGAATGGTTCAAAAGAGGAGACGGGATGGGAAGAAAATAGAGATGTGTTTGGTTCAAAAGTGGgaaggggagggattttaattaaaagtatgtTTGGTTCAAGGGGAGTGGaggaattttaaatgatttagaAGTGTTTTTAGTCACCTCCCCTTCAAATCGGGGAATCAAAAAGTGGTCCAAGAGGGTTTTGATTCCCTTCCTTCCCCTCCCTCtcttaaaaattgaaccaaacataaaatgatttaaaataTCCCCTCCCCTTGATCTAGTCTCTACCAAATGGACCTAATTATAGAATATAATTTGGAAAATAGAGTGAAATAACTTGTAGCATAGGCTCATTTTGTAATTCGTTTGTGAAATAATGTGCATTTCCtgaatacatatataatatccATATGAAATTTTATTGGTTATAGTTGTGTAGCATTGATTCAGTGTTCGTGTTGTGCTCACAATCTCTTCATCCATGCAGCAAGACCGGGATTTCATAAGCCAGAATGTAGTACTTCATCGAAGAAATCATTGTTGGAACC harbors:
- the LOC25479429 gene encoding EEF1A lysine methyltransferase 4 isoform X2, with the translated sequence MYFAVISEDMVKDGYEEIVNIDISSVAIDMMRKKHERLPQLKYLQMDVRDMSFFPDESFDGVIDKGTLDSLMCGTDAPISASQMLAEVCRLLKPGGTYMLITYGDPTVRMPHLSKPVYNWKITLYNIPRPGFHKPECSTSSKKSLLEPIPLTDKGLLPADWVMEDPDSHFIYVCRKVNDTNGDDIPPYRLNIDVS
- the LOC25479429 gene encoding EEF1A lysine methyltransferase 4 isoform X1 — translated: MFRDVSSCNTYDYGDAHYWDARYIQEGGSFDWYQRYSNLKPFLRHCFSLSSTILMVGCGNAVISEDMVKDGYEEIVNIDISSVAIDMMRKKHERLPQLKYLQMDVRDMSFFPDESFDGVIDKGTLDSLMCGTDAPISASQMLAEVCRLLKPGGTYMLITYGDPTVRMPHLSKPVYNWKITLYNIPRPGFHKPECSTSSKKSLLEPIPLTDKGLLPADWVMEDPDSHFIYVCRKVNDTNGDDIPPYRLNIDVS